TCAGCGGAACCCATGCGATCGGTATCGCGTTGTTCGGTTTGTTATTGCCAGGAGACGAATTGCTCTATATCACAGGAAAACCATACGACACGCTTGAAGAGATCGTCGGAATTCGTGGTGACGGACGCGGTTCATTAAAGGAACTGGGCGTCCAGTATGATGTCGTCGAGATGAAAAACGCCGAGACGATCGACGTACCGGCCGTTCTCGAACGGATCACACCGCAGACGAAGGTCGTCGGGATTCAGCGTTCAAAAGGGTATGCGACGCGACGCAGTCTGCCGGTCAACGAGATCGGAGAAGCGATTGCCACCATCAAAGCTGTCCATCCGCACGTACTGATCTTCGTCGATAACTGCTACGGTGAATTCGTCGAGACAATCGAACCGACGCACGTCGGGGCAGACTTGATGGCAGGGTCGTTGATTAAGAATCCGGGTGGTGGTCTTGCGAAGACTGGCGGTTATCTCGTCGGTCGAACGGACTTGATCGAACGGGCATCGTTCCGGATGACGACGCCAGGGATTGGCGCCGAAGCCGGTCCATCGTTATCCGCACTTCCGGATATGTATCAAGGTTTCTATATGGCACCACATACGGTGAGCCAAGCGTTGATGGGCGCGATGTTCACGTCGAGCATGCTCGGTCAGTTCGGCTTTGATACGGCACCGCATCATACGGCAGAACGGACGGATTTGATTCAATCGGTTTCGTTCCATGCGCCGGAGCCGATGATTGCCTTCTGTCAAGCGATTCAAGCTGCTTCACCCGTCAATGCACATGCGTTACCGATTCCGGATTATATGCCGGGATATGCGGACGATGTCATCATGGCAGCAGGAACATTCGTACAAGGATCATCGATTGAGTTGTCAGCGGATGGTCCGATCCGTGCGCCCTATACCGCGTACGTCCAAGGTGGTTTGACGTATAGCCACGTTAAGATTGCCATCATCTCAGCCGTCAATCACTTGATGGAAAAACAATTAATTCCAGAAAAAAACGTTTAATACTAGAATATCTCGTGAAAAGACCTCTGAACGACTTCATGTAAAGTGATTAAAAAAGTTGTGTTAACTTTTCTTACATCGCTTGACAAGTTGCCTGACAGAGGTTTATTCTCATGGAGTAAGGAAAAAGGAGGAACCACATGGCAGACTCATCACGCCAGTCCAAGCCACTATTTCCCATCGGAGTCGTTCAAGAGTTGACCGCGTTATCTGCCCGCCAGATCCGATACTACGAAGAACAGGGACTGATCAAGCCGGAGCGGACAGAGACGAAACGTCGCCTCTATTCGTTCAACGATGTCGATCGCCTGTTGTCGATTAAGGAATACCTGGATCAGGGACTGAATATCGCAGGGATCAAATTGATTTTTGAAAACGATCTCGTCAAACGCGAACGCGTTGCGGAGAGCGTCGTCGAGACGCGCCCGGAATTATCTGACGGCGAATTGTATAAACTCCTGAAAAATGAATTGAAGGAAGCAGGACGACATGGAAAGACGTCGCTTATACAAGGTGAGCTCGGGCGTTTCTTCAAGTAAGGACCTGTAACCATATAAAAACGAATCGGAGAGGGGATTTGTCACATGACACGTCGCAACATTACACGAGAAGACATTTTGAAAATCGCTAAAGCTGAGGATGTACGCTTCATTCGCTTACAGTTCACAGATATCCTCGGAACGATCAAGAACGTTGAGATTCCAGTAAGCCAATTGGAAAAAGCACTTGATAACAAAATGATGTTCGATGGTTCATCGATCGAAGGATTCGTCCGAATCGAAGAATCAGATATGTATCTCTTCCCAGACTTAAACACATGGGTCGTCTTCCCATGGACAGAAGATGGAACAGGGAAAGTTGCACGTTTAATCTGTGACATCCACAATCCGGATGGCACGCCGTTCGCAGGAGACCCACGTGGTCAGCTCAAACGGGTACTTAAAGAGATGGAAGAACTCGGTTTCTCATCATTCAACGTTGGACCAGAGCCAGAATTCTTCCTCTTCAAGAAAGATGAAAAAGGTCGTCCGACACTTGAATTGAACGACCAAGGTGGATACTTCGACCTCGCACCAGTCGACCTCGGCGAAAACTGCCGTAAAGAGATTGTCATCGAGCTCGAGAACATGGGCTTTGAAATCGAAGCATCACACCACGAAGTCGCACCAGGTCAACATGAAATCGACTTCAAATATGCCGATGCGATCACGACTGCGGATAACATCCAAACGTTCAAACTCGTCGTCAAGACGATTGCTGCGAAGCACAACTTGCACGCGACATTCATGCCAAAACCACTCTTCGGTGTCAACGGATCAGGAATGCACGCGAACATGTCGCTCTTCAAAGGCAACGAGAACGTCTTCTTCGATGAAAGCAACGAAGATATGCAATTGTCGGATGATGCACGTGCTTTCACGGCAGGTATCCTCAAACACGCTCGTGCGTTCACAGCGGTTTGTAACCCGACAGTCAACTCTTACAAACGTCTTGTTCCTGGCTACGAAGCACCTTGCTACGTCGCATGGTCAGCACGTAACCGTTCACCACTCGTCCGTGTTCCTGCAGCACGTGGACTCTCGACTCGGATCGAAGTCCGTTCAGTCGACCCAGCAGCGAACCCGTACCTCGCGCTTGCGACATTGCTCGCTTCAGGTCTTGACGGAATCAAGAACAACTTGAAAGCACCGGCTCCAATCGATCGTAACATCTACGTCATGGACAAACCGGAACGTGTTGCAAACGGAATTGATGATCTTCCATCAACACTCAGCCACGCACTCGAAGTCTTGAAAGCGGATGACGTCGTCATGCACGCTCTCGGCGATCACATCGCAGAGCACTTCGTTGAATTGAAAGAAATCGAATGGGATATGTTCCGGACGCAAGTCACGGAATGGGAACGCGATCAGTACATGGTCTTGTTCTAATCCAACTTAAGCACTTCTGGACTTCTGTCCGGAAGTGCTTTTTTCATGTCCGCGACAGGGAATGAGTCGAGGATGTGGAAAGATACAAGAGTACAAAGAAAGGGAGACGATACATCATGAAAAAAGGATATGAAGGCAAAGAAATCACGGTCTATTTTGATTCGGAAGTCTGCATTCACTCTGGTCATTGTGTACAAAGTCTACCAACTGTCTTTGATGTCAAACGACGTCCGTGGATTGAAGCGGACGGGGCACCGGTGGAAGACGTAATGCGGGTCGTCGACGGTTGTCCGAGCGGCGCCTTATCTTACGAACGGAGGGAAACAAATGGAGCTTAAACGAGCAGAACGTAAAATCGAAGCCCATCACGAGGGTGCAGTCATCGGGGAAATCACCTACAGCGACACGAACAACGGCATGTGGATCATCGATCACACATACGTCGATCCCGCGCACCGGAATCAACAGATCGGGGAACAACTCGTTGCCGAGATCGTCAACTGGGCACGCGAAGCAAACGTCAAGCTATTGCCGTTATGTCCCTTTGCGAAAAAAGAGTTTGAACAACAGCCTTCCTATCAGGATGTACAAGCGAATACGTGAACACAAAAATCTCCTCTAGTCTCTTAAGACTAGAGGAGATTTTTTAAATCATTGTTTATGATCCCTGATTTTCATTTTGCGAGAAACCATCATCGCACCGAAATAGGCGACGACGTACAGCACGATCAGTCCTTGTTTTAGCATATAAGGTAGATCCATTTGACTCGCGATTATAAAAATGGCGCACAGCAATATCAAATAGGGTATAAACCGCTTATTTGGCATATCAGGACCTCCTTTACTATCCATTTATTTCTATTTAAGGATAGCACAAGATGGATATCAAATTGTGCTACATAAAAGAAATAGTAGATTTGTTATAGATACAATCGTAGAAACGCCATCGTGACAACACCAGTCACGACCGTCCAGGATAAACTTTTACTGAAAATCGCGACCGCCATGGTCGGTAATGCTGCGAAGACATGAAGCGTCGAAACCGTCGGAAACGCCTCATCTTGAGCGATGAGGAGATTTTGAAAGAAGAGGGCACCAAGCAGACAGACTGGAATGAACGAGAGCCATTCTGTTACGAGGCGCGGTAACGTCAGTCCATGAAGGACGAGAAACGGTAAGACGCGTGGAATCCAAGTGACGAGTCCACAAGCTAAAAAAGAGCAATTAATTCTGGGCGGATTTCCATCGTGTGATCACGACTCCTATACTTGCACCACCGAGCGTCGCGCAAAGAACGGCGACTTCTGGAGAAAAGTAGCGCATGGTTATGTAAAGCAATAGTAAGACAATCAGTAAAAGAAAACTATTCACGGCAATACGGGAACGTTCCCCTTCAAACTGTAAGTATAATAAGCCGATGAACATCGCTGTCAGGGCAAAATCGAGACCGAAGCGCTCGGGATCAGGGAACCAGCTGCCAACAAGGGCGCCGAGAACGGTTGCGACGATCCAACTAAAGTAAGCAGTCAGATTCAAGCCATGCATAAACGACGGGGAGAGCTTCCCTTTTTGGGCAGTATTCATCGCGACAGCGAACGACTCATCCGTCAGTAGCGTTCCAGTACCGAGGCGGTCGCGGAGATGGCGTGTCTCGACATGTGGCGCAAGCGTCAGACTCATTAACAAGTGCCTGAGATTGACGATGAACGTCGTCAGAATGATGGCAGAAGCAGGACTATTTAATAGTAAGAGACTCGTGATGATGAACTGAGCGGCGCCGGCATAGATGAAGACGGACATGAATCCGACTTCAAGAGGGGATAAGCCGGAGGCACGACCGACGATCCCGGCTGAGAAGCCGATGCCGATATATCCGAGGACAGTGGGTAGACAGGCACGGACACCTGCTTGAAAGGCTGATGACATTCGAATCCTCCTCTTTTTTTAGAGCATAGCATTCATGCGGGATATCGTCACCAACTGGTCAATATTTTCATCATTTTTTCGACATATTCGACTTGATTTGGTGGTAAAGTCTAAGTGGTACGGCAAAATCAGTTAGGTAAAGGAGCGTTTTTCATGCACAAATTAATGGAAGATTCAAACCGGTTCGTTTCAGACATGGTCGACGGACTCGTACTAGCTCACCCTGATTTGTATAAAAAGGTCGAAGGGGTCAATGTCGTCGCGCGGAAAGTGCCGCTTGACGGAAAAGTTGGTCTTGTCTCTGGTGGGGGAAGTGGGCATGAACCGGCGCACGCGGGATTCGTTGGTGACGGTATGCTTGCTGCGGCTGTTTGTGGAGAAGTCTTCACGTCACCGACACCGGACATGGTGCTTGAAGGCATCAAAGCAGCCCATGGTGGAAAAGGTGTGTTACTCGTCGTCAAGAACTACTCGGGTGACGTCATGAACTTCGATATGGCGAAGGAACTCGCTGAACTCGAGGACATCGAAGTCGACACGGTCATCGTCAATGATGACATTGCTATCAAAAAAGAGGAAGACCGTCGTGGTGTCGCGGGAACCGTCTTCGTCCATAAGATTGCTGGTGCTGCAGCTGCAGATGGAAAATCACTGAGTGAAGTCAAGGCAGTCGCAGAAAAAGTCATCCAGGGCGTTCGTTCGATCGGAATGGCACTCTCGCCATGTTACATGCCGGAGAGTGGCAAGCCAGGTTTTGAGTTGCATGATGACGAGATGGAAATCGGAATCGGGATCCATGGTGAAAAAGGACTTGAACGAAAAGCGGTCGCTTCCGTTGATGCGATCGTTAAAGAGTTGCTCGATCGTCTGACGAAAGAGGTACCAGACAAAAAAGTCGCCGTCATGGTGAACGGAATGGGTGGAACACCAGAATCCGAACTGTATATCACGTATAAATACGTTGCGGAAGAACTTCAGGCGCATGGGTACGAGATTGCCCGTTCGTTCGTCGGAAACTATATGACGTCGCTCGAGATGCACGGATTCTCAATCACGCTCTTACCAGTGGATGATGAACTGCTTGGTTATCTCGATGCAGAAACGAAAGCGATTGGATTCTAATTCAGATAAACGGGGTGTACAAAGATGAAGTTGACGACGGAACAGTTACGAAGCGCGCTCATTAAAGCAGCGGAACAGATCGAACAGCACAAGGATGAATTGACGGACCTTGACCGGGAAATCGGCGATGGGGACCACGGAATCAATATGTCACGCGGCTTCCAAGCAGTCCAAAAGACGTTAGAAGAACACGGTGAATATGAGGACTTAGGGGCTTTATCGAAAGAAGTCGGGATGACGCTGATCAAGACGGTCGGTGGAGCATCCGGTCCTTTATACGGAACAGCCTTCGTTAAGTTCGCTGGTGCGTTCAAAGGGAAAACGGAAGTCGAAGGTGCGGAACTCGCGGATGCTTTTCATGAAGCGACGGAAGGCATCAAATCGCGTGGAAAATCGGAATTCGGTCAAAAGACGATGGTCGATATCTGGACACCGTTCCAAGAGGCGCTCTCGCAAGAAGGGGATTTGAAAGCGGCAATCGATCAAGCGCTTGCTGATACGAAAGCGCGTATCGCAACGAAAGGGCGCGCGTCTTACTTCGGTGAAGCGACGGAAGGCGTCCAGGACCCAGGTAGTCTATCGAGTGCGTTGTTACTCGGCGAAATCGCGGAGGTGCTTCATGGTTAATCTTGTACTCGTTTCCCATAGTGAAAAACTTGCGACTGGACTAAAGGAACTGTTAGCAGAGATGGCGCCGGATACGCCAGTCTTAGTAGCGGCAGGTCTTGAGGACGGTAGCATTGGAACGGACGCGACGCGAATCGAAGAAACACTAAATACACTGGACGATGATGGAGTCGTCTTAACGGATATCGGTTCTGCGACTATGAACACGGAATTGGCCCTTGAACTATATAGTGGCGAACGGACAGTTCGGTTTATCGACGCACCACTCGTCGAAGGCGCGTTTTTAGCAGCTGTTCTTAGCGGGCAGTCGAAATCCGTTGATGAGATTGAAGACGGATTGAAAAAAGAGTTTAGCAAATAAGGATCAAATCCCCTTTGCTTCAATGCAATGGGGATTCTTTCATATCTGAATGAAATGGTGCTATGAAAATTGTTATCATAATGCATGTACATAAATAGGACAGTAATAGAATGTAAAGAATGAGGTGAGTTCTTGAGTTATACGTTAAGGAAAGCAGACACTGAAATCAAAAAGCGGACATTCATCCCCTTATTATTACTGGCTGATGAATCTATCGATAAGATTTATGAATATTTACCTAACGGTGACCTGTATTATCTCGAAGATTCATCTGGGAATGTAGTGGGTGTTATTGTTATGACCAAAATTAATCAAGATACAATGGAAATAAAAAACGTCGCCATCAAAAAAGAACAACAGGGTCAAGGGTTAGGAAAGAGGATCATCTCATTAACGCTCGAACAATATAAGGAACAAGAGTATCATCATTTCATCGTAGGAACGGCTAATTCGAGTATTGATAATTTAGCTTTCTACCAAAAGCTTGGTTTCCGGCTATACGATATAAAAAAAGATTTTTTTCGGTCGTATCCAGAGGAAATCTGAGAGAACGGAATATAGGCGATCGACATGATCATGCTAGAGAAAAATGAGTGATCCACATTATAAATGGAAAGGAATACATGTGAACTCCTCTATGCGAAAGAGTAGCACAAAGAATTATGATGTATGTGCTGAGGCGTTTGGTGTTAGAAAAATGACTTTAAAAATGACTTTATTGTAGTTTTTATAAGACAGTGAAAACCCGGTCCCTCTGCAAAAGGGACCGGGTCAATTGTTTTATTTTGATGGTTTGAAGACCATTGTCGCTTCCACTGCTTTTTGCCATCCGGCATAGCGTTGTTCACGATCGTCTTCTTTCATCTCTGGTTTGAACTGGTGATCCAGCTTCCATTGTTTTTTGATCTCCGCTTTATCTTTCCAGTAACCAACAGCTAATCCAGCAAGGTAGGCTGCACCAAGTGCTGTCGTTTCGTTGATTTCTGGACGATCGACAGGAACGCCGAGGATGTCCGATTGGAACTGCATCAAGAAGTTGTTCGCTACTGCACCACCGTCGACACGAAGTGTCTTCAGTTCGATACCAGAATCTTGTTCCATCGCTGTCAACACATCGCGTGTTTGATAAGCGAGTGATTCAAGCGTTGCACGAACGAAGTGTTCCTTATCTGTTCCGCGTGTTAATCCGAAGATTGCTCCGCGTACATCTGAATCCCAGTATGGCGCACCAAGACCAACGAAGGCAGGAACGACATAAACACCGTCTGTTGAGTCGACTTTCGTTGCGTAACCTTCTGAATCTTTCGCATTTTTCAGCGTACGGAGTCCATCACGGAGCCACTGGATCGCAGAACCAGCGACGAAAATAGAACCTTCCAGCGCATATTCCACTTTTCCATCGACGCCCCAAGCGATCGTCGTCAAGAGTCCATGATCAGAAGAAACGGCTTTCTCGCCTGTGTTCATGAGCATGAAGCAACCTGTTCCGTATGTGTTTTTCCCTTCACCCGCTTCGAAGCACGTTTGACCGAAGAGTGCTGCTTGTTGGTCACCCGCAATACCAGCGATTGGCACTTCGTAACCGAAGAAGTGATACGGTACCGTTTTGTCGTAGACTTCACTCGACTGACGAACTTCTGGCAACATGGAAGCAGGAACACCGAGGATATCGAGTAACTCTTCATCCCATTTTTGTTCGTAGATGTTATACATCAATGTTCGTGAAGCGTTCGTGTAGTCCGTGATGTGCGTTTTTCCACCAGACAGTTTCCAAACGAGCCACGTATCGATCGTACCGAAGAGCAATTCACCGTTCTCTGCTTGCTCACGTGCACCTTCGACATTGTCGAGGATCCATTTAACTTTTGTGCCAGAGAAGTAGGCATCAATCAGAAGTCCTGTTTTGTCGCGGAACTTCTGGTTCAAACCTTGTTCTTTTAAGTCGTCACAGATACCAGACGTTTGACGCGATTGCCAAACGAGTGCGTGATAGACCGGTCTGCCTGTTTCTTTGTTCCAGACAACTGTTGTTTCACGTTGGTTCGTGATGCCGATTCCGGCGATTTGCTCAGGTTTGATATCTGCTGTCCCGAGTGCTTCGGCCATGACGGCAAGAATCGAACCCCAGATTTCGTTTGCATCATGCTCGACCCAGCCTGGTTGTGGGAAGTACTGTTTGAATTCCCGTTGTGCCGAGTTGACGATTTTCCCATCGTGATCGAAGATGATCGCACGTGAGCTTGTCGTACCTTGGTCGAGTGCTAGGATATACTTGTTTTCCATTTCGAAATCCCCCTTGAGCGGTATGTGTTAGTGAGATGTGATCTTAGTAGATCAATTGATAGATGAACACGGCAATCGCTCCACCGATGATCGGACCGACGACAGGAATCCATGAATAGCCCCAGTCAGATGAACCTTTATTCGGAATCGGTAGGATAGCGTGCGCGATACGCGGTCCAAGGTCACGAGCCGGGTTGATGGCATACCCTGTTGTACCACCGAGCGAGAGACCGATGACGACGACGAGTAAACCGACGATGAGTGGTTTTAAGCCATCTCCGAACGTTGTTAAACCAAGTGCCAAGATACCGAAGACGAGAACAAATGTCCCGATGATCTCAGAAATCAAGTTCGACGGCGTATGACGAATCGCTGGACCTGTTGCGAACACACCGAGTTTTGCAGCTTGATCATCAGTCGCTTCAAAATGTTTCATGTAATGAAGCCAAACGAGAATGGCGCCGATGAAAGCTCCGACAAGTTGTCCGGCAATGTAGATCGGAACGTCTGCCCACGGTAGGTCAGAGTTCAAAGCAAGTGCAATCGTCAATGCGGGGTTCAAGTGTGCTCCACTTTCAGCAGCGACGAATGCTGCTGTCATGACGGCAAGACCCCAAGCGAATGTGATGACGATCCATCCGCTGTTTTCCGATTTCGTCTTTTTCAAGACGACACCGGCGACGACTCCATCCCCGAGCAGGATGAGGATCATCGTACCGATCATTTCCAATACAAAGTTATTCATGCAAAAACCCTCCCTTTGGATTAAAGCAGATAATGGCCTTTCTACTTTAAATTACTCCGAATTGAGAACGTTTTCAATACATATAATTGAAATATAGGAATGGAAATTTTTTATTTTGATGTTTAAAGATACGAAAAAGTGGATAAGAAAACACCTCATTCTGCTTGCAAGCAAGCAAAAGAGGTGTTACCGACGACGTTTTTTTCTTTTTTTAGGTCGAAACCAACTGCTGGAATAATCTAGTAGGATATGAATCGTACTTGCCACCATGATACCGACGACGAATGCAGGCAAGGAAGCGAACCACGAATCAATCGTAGCAGAATCAAGAATCTGAAAGTACAAACTTAGAAACAGCAGTGGAATCAGAATAGCAGCACTATAAAGAAGTCGGATGATGTCTCCGATGATCAGTCCATGCGACCAGATCGAGCGGTGGGGCATGATTTTGACGTACGGCATCCAAAGGACTCGAAATGGTCCAAAGCGATAATACGGTTCTGACTTTAAATCGAGGTCGGGTGACAACCAAAGGGTACCGACAGCGATACCGATGGCGGTTGGTAACCAATCGGTTTGTTGCGTTGCGACCGAATACGCAACGTAACCCGTCAGTGCGACGGTATTGACGGTATCATGTACATTTCCTGAAGGCATGAAAAAAGACCAGTCGCGACTGGTCCCTCCGTCAATGAATCGTCCGATACACGCCGATTACCTTACCAAGAATGGAGACATTATCGAAATACATCGGATCCATCGAGTCATTTTCTGGTTGTAGACGTACCTGTTGATCTTCTAAGAAGAACCGTTTCACCGTCGCTTCACTATCTTCGGTCATAGCTACGACGATTTCTCCGTTTTCTGCTGTGTTTTGTTGGCGCACGATGACACGATCGCCGTCAAGAATACCTGCGTTAATCATCGATTCACCATCGATCGTCAACATGAAGACCGTCTCATTTCCTACATAATGTGCAGGGAGCGGGAACTGTTCTTCGATGTTTTCAATCGCTGTAATCGGAAGACCCGCTGTGACTTTCCCGATGACGGGAACATGGACGATGGCTTCCGTGATTTCTTCAGGCTTATCAAGCAATATCTCAATCGCACGTGGTTTCGTCGGGTCACGGCGAATCATTCCCCGTTTCTCGAGTCGATCCAAATGACCGTGTACCGTCGAGCTAGACGCGAGTCCGACTGCTTCTCCGATTTCACGAACTGATGGTGGATACCCCTTCAGTTTCACTTCAGAGACGATGTAGTCGAGAATCTCTTGTTGGCGCTTAGACATTTTCCGCATACGAATTGCCACCTCTTTCTGGATTGAAGTTTGAAATGTAAGAATATATGTTTCTAGATTCACTATAACATAGAACAAATGAGCGTACAAACAATTGTTCGACATTTTGTGTTGACCGAACACGGGTTCTGTGTTTATTATGAGTTATGCGAACAATTGTTCCGCGAACATTTATTCTAACTCATTCATTTCATATTTGGAGGGATTCATGATGATTCATACGATTCGTACTCATGCTTTTTCAATTCTCTTCTATGCATTAAGTATTGCCTTCGTGATCTTTTTACTCACACCACGCCCGGATGAAAAGGTAGCGCAACTGATGACCGCTTCCGTTACGGTCGATGAGAACGCTACAGTCGAACAAATTGCTGAAGTCTACAATGATGGTTCGATGTCAGATGAAGAATACGTCAACTGGTTGATCAAAAATAATGATGTCGAGACAAAACACGTCATCTCAAAAAGCAAAATCGTTGTACCAATCGCACAACAATGACAAAATGGAAAAGTTGTGAAAGAACGAACAGGGATGTGAGGTACGATGAAGGTCGTGATTTATTGTCGGGTGTCGACCGAAAAAGAAGCACAAGATAGTTCGATTGAACGCCAACGGATGGAGCTTTCCAAGGTCGCGTCTCAAAAGGGCTTTGATGTCGTGGATGTCGTCTCTGAAAAAGAGAGTGGATATGACGTTGATCGGGAAGGAATGCTGACGGTTCTTGACCATGTGACACGTGATGCGGTAGATGCGGTCCTCGTGACAGATGACACACGGATTGGTCGAGGGAATGCGAAAATCGCTATTTTGCACACGTTTAAGAAGCACGGTGTTCGGTTGATGACACTTGATTCCGATGGAGAATACCAGCTTGCGGATGCAGAAGCAATGGTCCTTGAGATTGTCTCACTGGTGGAAGAATATCAACGGAAACTGCATAACGCAAAAATTGCGCGCGGCATGCGGCGAGCTGTTGAACAAGGCTTTCGCCCGGAACGAAATCTGAATCGCCAAGGAGAGAACGCTGGGCGTAGTCGAAAGGACGTACCGATCGAAGAAATCGTACGTCTTCGAGAGCTCGGA
This region of Exiguobacterium acetylicum DSM 20416 genomic DNA includes:
- a CDS encoding GNAT family N-acetyltransferase; translation: MSYTLRKADTEIKKRTFIPLLLLADESIDKIYEYLPNGDLYYLEDSSGNVVGVIVMTKINQDTMEIKNVAIKKEQQGQGLGKRIISLTLEQYKEQEYHHFIVGTANSSIDNLAFYQKLGFRLYDIKKDFFRSYPEEI
- the dhaM gene encoding dihydroxyacetone kinase phosphoryl donor subunit DhaM, translating into MVNLVLVSHSEKLATGLKELLAEMAPDTPVLVAAGLEDGSIGTDATRIEETLNTLDDDGVVLTDIGSATMNTELALELYSGERTVRFIDAPLVEGAFLAAVLSGQSKSVDEIEDGLKKEFSK
- a CDS encoding AzlD domain-containing protein yields the protein MNCSFLACGLVTWIPRVLPFLVLHGLTLPRLVTEWLSFIPVCLLGALFFQNLLIAQDEAFPTVSTLHVFAALPTMAVAIFSKSLSWTVVTGVVTMAFLRLYL
- a CDS encoding (4Fe-4S)-binding protein, with amino-acid sequence MKKGYEGKEITVYFDSEVCIHSGHCVQSLPTVFDVKRRPWIEADGAPVEDVMRVVDGCPSGALSYERRETNGA
- the glnA gene encoding type I glutamate--ammonia ligase, encoding MTRRNITREDILKIAKAEDVRFIRLQFTDILGTIKNVEIPVSQLEKALDNKMMFDGSSIEGFVRIEESDMYLFPDLNTWVVFPWTEDGTGKVARLICDIHNPDGTPFAGDPRGQLKRVLKEMEELGFSSFNVGPEPEFFLFKKDEKGRPTLELNDQGGYFDLAPVDLGENCRKEIVIELENMGFEIEASHHEVAPGQHEIDFKYADAITTADNIQTFKLVVKTIAAKHNLHATFMPKPLFGVNGSGMHANMSLFKGNENVFFDESNEDMQLSDDARAFTAGILKHARAFTAVCNPTVNSYKRLVPGYEAPCYVAWSARNRSPLVRVPAARGLSTRIEVRSVDPAANPYLALATLLASGLDGIKNNLKAPAPIDRNIYVMDKPERVANGIDDLPSTLSHALEVLKADDVVMHALGDHIAEHFVELKEIEWDMFRTQVTEWERDQYMVLF
- a CDS encoding AzlC family ABC transporter permease, translated to MSSAFQAGVRACLPTVLGYIGIGFSAGIVGRASGLSPLEVGFMSVFIYAGAAQFIITSLLLLNSPASAIILTTFIVNLRHLLMSLTLAPHVETRHLRDRLGTGTLLTDESFAVAMNTAQKGKLSPSFMHGLNLTAYFSWIVATVLGALVGSWFPDPERFGLDFALTAMFIGLLYLQFEGERSRIAVNSFLLLIVLLLLYITMRYFSPEVAVLCATLGGASIGVVITRWKSAQN
- a CDS encoding aminotransferase class I/II-fold pyridoxal phosphate-dependent enzyme codes for the protein MFSELTHYETLRPLIDRAEEQIAPYVKKAQEVAEYNQFRVLDAFRRHKVSDFHFMPSTGYGYNDEGRDTLERIYADVFGAEAGLCRPQIISGTHAIGIALFGLLLPGDELLYITGKPYDTLEEIVGIRGDGRGSLKELGVQYDVVEMKNAETIDVPAVLERITPQTKVVGIQRSKGYATRRSLPVNEIGEAIATIKAVHPHVLIFVDNCYGEFVETIEPTHVGADLMAGSLIKNPGGGLAKTGGYLVGRTDLIERASFRMTTPGIGAEAGPSLSALPDMYQGFYMAPHTVSQALMGAMFTSSMLGQFGFDTAPHHTAERTDLIQSVSFHAPEPMIAFCQAIQAASPVNAHALPIPDYMPGYADDVIMAAGTFVQGSSIELSADGPIRAPYTAYVQGGLTYSHVKIAIISAVNHLMEKQLIPEKNV
- a CDS encoding MerR family transcriptional regulator, with product MADSSRQSKPLFPIGVVQELTALSARQIRYYEEQGLIKPERTETKRRLYSFNDVDRLLSIKEYLDQGLNIAGIKLIFENDLVKRERVAESVVETRPELSDGELYKLLKNELKEAGRHGKTSLIQGELGRFFK
- the dhaL gene encoding dihydroxyacetone kinase subunit DhaL produces the protein MKLTTEQLRSALIKAAEQIEQHKDELTDLDREIGDGDHGINMSRGFQAVQKTLEEHGEYEDLGALSKEVGMTLIKTVGGASGPLYGTAFVKFAGAFKGKTEVEGAELADAFHEATEGIKSRGKSEFGQKTMVDIWTPFQEALSQEGDLKAAIDQALADTKARIATKGRASYFGEATEGVQDPGSLSSALLLGEIAEVLHG
- the dhaK gene encoding dihydroxyacetone kinase subunit DhaK yields the protein MHKLMEDSNRFVSDMVDGLVLAHPDLYKKVEGVNVVARKVPLDGKVGLVSGGGSGHEPAHAGFVGDGMLAAAVCGEVFTSPTPDMVLEGIKAAHGGKGVLLVVKNYSGDVMNFDMAKELAELEDIEVDTVIVNDDIAIKKEEDRRGVAGTVFVHKIAGAAAADGKSLSEVKAVAEKVIQGVRSIGMALSPCYMPESGKPGFELHDDEMEIGIGIHGEKGLERKAVASVDAIVKELLDRLTKEVPDKKVAVMVNGMGGTPESELYITYKYVAEELQAHGYEIARSFVGNYMTSLEMHGFSITLLPVDDELLGYLDAETKAIGF
- the glpK gene encoding glycerol kinase GlpK, which gives rise to MENKYILALDQGTTSSRAIIFDHDGKIVNSAQREFKQYFPQPGWVEHDANEIWGSILAVMAEALGTADIKPEQIAGIGITNQRETTVVWNKETGRPVYHALVWQSRQTSGICDDLKEQGLNQKFRDKTGLLIDAYFSGTKVKWILDNVEGAREQAENGELLFGTIDTWLVWKLSGGKTHITDYTNASRTLMYNIYEQKWDEELLDILGVPASMLPEVRQSSEVYDKTVPYHFFGYEVPIAGIAGDQQAALFGQTCFEAGEGKNTYGTGCFMLMNTGEKAVSSDHGLLTTIAWGVDGKVEYALEGSIFVAGSAIQWLRDGLRTLKNAKDSEGYATKVDSTDGVYVVPAFVGLGAPYWDSDVRGAIFGLTRGTDKEHFVRATLESLAYQTRDVLTAMEQDSGIELKTLRVDGGAVANNFLMQFQSDILGVPVDRPEINETTALGAAYLAGLAVGYWKDKAEIKKQWKLDHQFKPEMKEDDREQRYAGWQKAVEATMVFKPSK
- a CDS encoding GNAT family N-acetyltransferase, with translation MELKRAERKIEAHHEGAVIGEITYSDTNNGMWIIDHTYVDPAHRNQQIGEQLVAEIVNWAREANVKLLPLCPFAKKEFEQQPSYQDVQANT